CGTCGGGCACCTGATCCCACCAGGGGTAGTCGTCGCCTTCGGCCTTCACCGTGTAGACGGCATAGTCGCCGGTGCCGCGCGACGCGAGGTTCGAGGCCCATGCGGCGCGATCGGCGGCCTCCTGCTCGGCCTTGGCCGCCTCGATCTCGGCCTTCGACGTCACCGCGAATCCCTCATTCGAGACGGCGGCACCGGCCGCGAGCGACGACACCTCCACGTCTTGGGCCTCGGCGACCGCGAGGCTGAACGAGCCGGATGCGCCGAAGCTCTCGCCGCCCGGCATGAACGCGTAGGCAGGTAATGCCACGGTACCGATGATCGCCGGAACGACGAACAACGTCGCGAACACGCGGGCCGGACCATTGCGACGGCGAGGAGGGCGGGGGGCGGCACTCACTGAGCGAGTGGGACGGGATGCGGCGGTGCGAACGCGACCACTATCGGCCGTTCGAGGCGAGGAGCGCGGGCGCTGATGGGCCTCGTTCGTGTCGTCACCGCTCAACAGCTGAACCTCCGGATCCCGCGCAAGGCCGCGATGCAGCCCGGTGCGGAGTGGCTTCTTCGGTCATGGAGGTACAGGGGGCCTCCGAACTCGTACCACCATAGGGCACGGCTCGTCGGTTTGTCACGGTCACGCGGCCGTGGCGAGATACTCGTGCCACTGCGGCAGCGGGCGCTCGAAGCCGCGCACGATCCAGCTGCGACCGTGCGGCATCCGTGGCGTGAAACGCAACTCCCAGCCCATCTCGGCGGGGGTGTGATCGCTCTTCATGTTGTTGCAGCGCAAGCAGCACGCGACGAGGTTCTCCCACGTGTCGCGGCCGCCTCGCGATCTCGGCAGCACATGATCGATCGTCGCGGCGGACCTGCCGCAGTAGGCGCACCGGTGCTCGTCGCGGCGGAGCACCCCACGCCGGCTCACCGGCACCGAGTGCGCTCGCGGCGTGCGGACGTACCGGGTGAGCACGATCACGCTCGGTCTCTCCCATGAGCCGCTCGCGCCGCATACCGGGTTCCCCTCCTCGTGGAGGATCACGGTGGCCTTCTGGTTCATCACGAGCAGTAAGGCGCGTTTGAACGACACGACGGCAAGGGGCTCATATCCCGCATTGAGCACGAGTGTGCGCATGGAGTGCCTTTCGATCGGGGCTGGATGGCTTCCAGCCGCGTGAACGGATCTGCGCTCCGAGGACGCTGCGGTGTGCTGGCAGGGTGGTGTGAGCCGTCGATGCCGAAGCACGCGAATCGCCCGGAAAACAAAGAACGGGCACCGTCATGTAGACAGTGCCCGTCGGCGCGTTGGCCCGGTTCGTGCTCGGCTGACTGCTGCGCCGTTGGTCGAATTGCGCGCGCGCGTCCGTGGAATGGATGCTGCGCGTCTCGACCATCGGCTTTCCCCTGCCCGGCTCTCGGATCGTCAGGGTACAAGGGTAAAGCACGAATTGCGCGCCGGAGACCCCCGGCGCGCAATTCGTGCTTCCTGTCACGTGATGTTCACACTCAGATGCCGATGCGCACGATGTAGTAGTCGCTCGTCCAGATGGGCTGCACCCGAACGGATGCCCCTTCGTAGGGCGCGTGCAGGATCATGCCGTTGCCCGCGTAGAACCCGTCGTGCCCGGGCATGATCACGAGGTCGCCCGGCTGCGCGTCGGCTTCGGAGATGCGCGTGCCCATGGCGCCCTGCCCTGTGGAGGAGTGCGGCATGCTGACGCCGAACTGCGCGTAGACGTACATGACGAGGCCCGAGCAGTCGAAGCCCGCAGGTGTGGCGCCGCCGTAGACGTACGGAGTGCCGATGTACTGCGTCGCGACGTTGTAGACGCTCGCGAGGTCGAAGTTCGGGTACGGCGGGTTCGCGAGGAAGTCGCCGACCGACGGGCCGCTGTAGGAGGCCGCGTACGAGGTCATCGCCGTCTCGGCCGCAACGCGCGCCGCCTCGGCGGCAGCCGCGGCTTCGGCGGCGGCCTTGATCTCGGCCCCGCTGACGGCGGCGTAGCCGTCTTTCGTGACCGGCGCGGCGATGACGTCGTCGGCGACGTCGACCGACTGGGCCTGTGCCTGGGTGAGCCTCGTCGCGTCGGTGGTGGCGAACTGCGGGCCGCCCGAACCGGGTGCGAACGCGTAGGCCGGGATCGCGAGGGTGCCCACGATGCCCGCGGCGACCGTCATGACGACGACGTTCGCGAGACCGCCGCGGCGGAGCCTGCGGGTGGTCGACGGAAGCGGCTTGGTTGCGACCTTGTGTGCGAGGTCTGGACTGGGGGAAACGGATGCCTTCGCGGCGACGATCGCCTTCATTGCGGCCCCGCGGGCGGGGTTCCTGGTGAGACGACGCCGGGAGAATCGAGCCAAAACTTTACCTCCGTCGCCCCACAACACACACGTGTTGCCCCACCGGATGCGCGCAATGGCGCTTCACGGGTTCCGGATCGAGCGGCGGGCAATGGGAGGCGTCTCGACCCTGTTCCGCCGACGGGCTTCTCGTCAGCGGACTTGACCGAGAATACGCGAGGCTCGCCAGAATGTCACATTCTGATTACGGCCAGCCTCTGATCAGGCCTTTTACTCGCCGACGAAGATGTGGCTGGCGACCTCGGTCGGCAGCTCGAGCGCGCCGTCGACGCCGTCGACCTGCACGAGCACGTATCCGCCGGCCTTGCTGAACGACGCCATTGCGCCCGGCATGATGCCCGCCTGCCTCATCTGGCCGAGCAGTTCGGGGTCGAACTGCACGGGCTCGCCGAGACGCCGCACGACCCCGCGCACGGGCTCGTCGCTCGCCGTGACGGCGTCGAGCACGCGGACCACGCCGGTCATGAACTTGTCTGCAGCGGGGAGGCCGAGCTCCTCGAGCCCGGGGATGGGATTGCCGTAGGGCGACTCGCGCGGGCTGCCGAGGATCTCGATGAGACGGCGCTCGACCTGCTCACTCATCACGTGCTCCCAGCGGCAGGCCTCGTCGTGCACGAACTCCCACTCGAGGCCGATCACGTCGGCGAGCAGCCGCTCGGCGAGGCGATGCTTGCGCATGACGTGCACGGCCTTGCTGCGGCCCGCCTGGGTGAGTTCGAGGTGACGGTCTCCGGAGACGACCACGAGGCCATCGCGCTCCATGCGGGCGACCGTCTGCGAGACGGTGGGGCCGGAGTGGCCGAGTCGCTCGGAGATGCGGGCGCGCAGCGGAACGATGTTCTCCTCTTCGAGATCGAGGATGGTGCGGAGGTACATCTCCGTCGTGTCGATGAGATCGGTCACCCGTGTTCCTCCCTGCCGCAGTCCGTCACCCAGCCTACCGGCCGCCACCCCCTCGCTAGAATCGACGCATGCCGAGCCTCGTGATCCCTCGTGACCTGCTGCCCGCCGACGGACGCTTCGGCTGCGGCCCGTCCAAGGTACGGCCCGAACAGGTCGCCCACCTCGCCGAATTCGGCCCCTCGATCCTCGGCACGTCGCACCGCCAGGCCCCCGTGAAAGACCTCGTCGGCCGCGTGCGCAGCGGGTTCGCCTCGCTCTTCGACCTGCCCGACGGCTACGAGGTCGTGCTCGGCAACGGCGGGTCCACCGCATTCTGGGATGCCGCGGCATCCGGCCTCATCGACCGTCGCGCGCAATTGCTCTCGTTCGGCGAGTTCGGCGCGAAGTTCGCGGCCGCCGCCGGCGCACCCTGGCTCGAGGCCCCCGACGTGCGCAAGGCCGACCCGGGCTCGCGTTCGAGCGCCGAGCCCACCGAGGGCGTCGACGTGTACGCCTGGCCGCAGAACGAGACGTCGACCGGGGTCATGGCGCCGGTTTCGCGGGTCGCCGGCGACGACGGCGCCCTCACCGTCATCGACGCCACGAGTGCCGCGGGCGGCATCCTCGTCGACCCTGCCGAGTTCGACGTCTACTACTTCGCCCCGCAGAAGAACTTCGCCTCCGACGGCGGCATCTGGTTCGCCCTCATGTCGCCCGCCGCGATCGAGCGCATCGAGCGCCTCGCGGCCGGCGATCGCTACATCCCCGAGTTCCTGTCGCTGAAGAACGCCGTCGACAACTCGCGCCTCAACCAGACCCTCAACACCCCGGCCCTCTCGACGCTCCTGCTGCTCGAGAACCAGCTCGACTGGATGAACGGCTCAGGA
The Agromyces albus DNA segment above includes these coding regions:
- a CDS encoding HNH endonuclease — encoded protein: MRTLVLNAGYEPLAVVSFKRALLLVMNQKATVILHEEGNPVCGASGSWERPSVIVLTRYVRTPRAHSVPVSRRGVLRRDEHRCAYCGRSAATIDHVLPRSRGGRDTWENLVACCLRCNNMKSDHTPAEMGWELRFTPRMPHGRSWIVRGFERPLPQWHEYLATAA
- a CDS encoding C40 family peptidase, which gives rise to MKAIVAAKASVSPSPDLAHKVATKPLPSTTRRLRRGGLANVVVMTVAAGIVGTLAIPAYAFAPGSGGPQFATTDATRLTQAQAQSVDVADDVIAAPVTKDGYAAVSGAEIKAAAEAAAAAEAARVAAETAMTSYAASYSGPSVGDFLANPPYPNFDLASVYNVATQYIGTPYVYGGATPAGFDCSGLVMYVYAQFGVSMPHSSTGQGAMGTRISEADAQPGDLVIMPGHDGFYAGNGMILHAPYEGASVRVQPIWTSDYYIVRIGI
- a CDS encoding metal-dependent transcriptional regulator codes for the protein MTDLIDTTEMYLRTILDLEEENIVPLRARISERLGHSGPTVSQTVARMERDGLVVVSGDRHLELTQAGRSKAVHVMRKHRLAERLLADVIGLEWEFVHDEACRWEHVMSEQVERRLIEILGSPRESPYGNPIPGLEELGLPAADKFMTGVVRVLDAVTASDEPVRGVVRRLGEPVQFDPELLGQMRQAGIMPGAMASFSKAGGYVLVQVDGVDGALELPTEVASHIFVGE
- the serC gene encoding phosphoserine transaminase, which translates into the protein MPSLVIPRDLLPADGRFGCGPSKVRPEQVAHLAEFGPSILGTSHRQAPVKDLVGRVRSGFASLFDLPDGYEVVLGNGGSTAFWDAAASGLIDRRAQLLSFGEFGAKFAAAAGAPWLEAPDVRKADPGSRSSAEPTEGVDVYAWPQNETSTGVMAPVSRVAGDDGALTVIDATSAAGGILVDPAEFDVYYFAPQKNFASDGGIWFALMSPAAIERIERLAAGDRYIPEFLSLKNAVDNSRLNQTLNTPALSTLLLLENQLDWMNGSGGLAWADARTRESSSVLYDWAEQTAAATPFVADPAHRSQVVVTIDFDESTDAARVASVLRENGVVDTEPYRKLGRNQLRVATFTAIEPDDVRALTASIDYVLERIG